The following DNA comes from Sphingopyxis sp. BSN-002.
TCGTCCTCGTCCTTGAACGAGACGCCGGCATTCTTCTCGCTGATCTCGCCGTCGTCCTCGGCGCCTTCCTCGTCGAGGTTTTCAGGCGCCGGGTCTTTCGACAGCATCGCTTCGAGATCGACGATCTCGCGCAGCTGCATGTCGCCGTTGTTCAGCGCGTTCGACCATTCGATGATCGCGTTGAAGGTCAGCGGGCTTTCGCACAGCCCGAGGATCATCGTGTCGCGGCCCGCCTCGATGCGCTTCGCGATCGCGATTTCGCCCTCGCGGCTGAGCAGCTCGACCGCGCCCATTTCGCGCAGATACATGCGAACGGGATCGTCGGTGCGATCGACCGTTTCCTTCTTCTTCTCGATCGCGGGGTTCGAAACCGATCCGGTGCCCGCCGAAACATCGACTTCGTCGTCCTGTTCCTGCTCGGCCTCTTCCTGGACGTCCTCGTCGCTTTCGACGATGTTGATGCCCATGTCGCTGATCGCCGACATGATGTCCTCGATCTGCTCCGACGACATCTCGTCCTGCGGCAGCGCTTCGTTGAGCTCGTCGTAGGTCAGGTATCCGCGCTTCTTGCCGCGCGCGATCAGCTTTTTGACGTCGGCCTCGTTGAGGTCGATCAGCGGAGCGTCGGTATCGGCTTCGGTGTTCTTCGTGGCCATTAATTCTTCCTGGTCATTGCCCAGCCGGGGGGCATAAACGGGTCGGTCTTTACTGGTTCGTGCTGTCGGACAGCGCGGCCAGGCGGCGGGTCAGGTCCTCATCCATCGCACGCAGCTTTTGCTGACGCGCGAGGCCTTCGTCGTCCATCGTGCGCTGAAACTCCGCGGTGGCTTCTGCCAGCCTTGCGCGGATTTCGGGCTGGGTGACCAGCACGCCGATATATTCGTCGAGGTCGCGCAGCGCGATTTCACGTGCTGCATCAGCCTCTTCGCCTTCGAGCCTTCGATTGAATGAGAAGTGCATTCCGTCGGCTCTGAGCAATGTCATCGCCCTATTATACACTTTCATGGGCTCCAATATGGCAAGCAACCCCTCGCAATCAAGCCCTTCTTGGGCATTTGCGCTGTCAAGCATTACGCCGAGCAGTTCGGCGTCGCCGGAATCGGGGATCGCGAGGCGGAAAAGCTCGTCCTCGTGGCGCCGGATCGCCTCGGGATAGCGGAGCAGGCCGCCAAGCAGCGCGGCTGCATAAGGGCCGCCGATGCCGGCTTGTCCCAGTGCGCGCGTTTCGTCGGCGGGTGGCTGAAGGCGCGGGTCGGGCTGGAAGCGGCGGCCGCCGCGCTGCGGCTGTGGTGCCCAGGGCACGCGCGGGCCGCGTTCGGGCTGCTTGCGCGCGAAGAGCGCGTCGAGCTTTTCGCGGAACGCCTCGCGATAATGGTGGCGCACGTCGGCGTCCTGAATGGCGTCGGCGTGCGCGAGAAGGCGCGTCTTGAGTGCGGCGCGTTCCTCGGGCGTTGCGAGCGGTCCCGCTGCGACCTCGTGTGCCCAGAGGCGCTCGACGAGCGGTTGGGCGTCCTCAAGGATTTCGACGAAGCCGGTCGCGCCGCGCGCGCGGACGATGTCGTCGGGGTCCTGTCCGGCGGGCAGCGTTGCGAAGGCGAGGCTGAAGCCGGGGCGGAGCAGGGGGAGCGCGCGCATCGCTGCGCGCATCGCCGCTTTCTGTCCGGCATTGTCGCCGTCGAAGCAGAGCACGGGCACCGGCACCATCCGCCAGATCATGCCGAGCTGGTTCTCGGTGAGCGCGGTACCGAGCGGCGCGACCGCATCGGCGATCCCCGCCTCGGCGAGCGCGATCACATCCATATAGCCTTCGACGACGATGATCCGGTTCGTCTGCCGCGACGCCGGGCTCGCCTTGTCGAGGTTGAAGAGCGTACGGCCCTTGTCGAAGAGCGGGGTGTCGGGCGAGTTCAGATATTTGGGCTCGCCGTCGCCGAGGATGCGTCCGCCGAACGCGATCACGCGCCCGCGAGCGTCGCGGATCGGGATCATCAGGCGGCCACGGAAGCGGTCGTAAGGGTCCTTGTCGTCGACCGCGATCAGCATCCCCGATTCGACGAGCATCGCGGTCGGGAATTTCTTGAGCGCTTCTTTCAGCGCGCTCCGGCTCTCGGGCGCGAGGCCGAAGCCGAAGGCCTTGCGCGTGGCGTCCGAAATGCCGCGCTTCTTCAGATATTCGCGCGCGGGCGCGCCGTTGCTGCTGTCGAGCTGCTGGGTGAACCAGTCGGCGGCGCCCTGGGTGACATCGCGGAGGCTCGCCTGCTCCTCGGCCTTTTTCGCGGCGCGCGGGTCGGCGGCGGGGACTTCCATTCCGGCTTCGGCGGCGAGTTCCTTGACGGCGTCCATGAACGACAGGCCACGCTGGTCGGTCATCCAGCGGATGGCGTCGCCGTGGGCGCTGCAACCGAAGCAGTGGTAGAAGCCCTTTTCGTCGTTGATCGTAAAGCTGGGCGTCTTTTCGTTATGGAAGGGGCAGCAGGCCTTATACTCGCGCCCCGCGCGCGTGACCTTCACCGTCCGCCCGATGAGCGTCGACAGCGTGATCCGCGATCTGAGTTCGTCCAGCCATTGCGGGGTGAGCGTCATTTAGCTCCCCTCCCTTTGGCGGGTTGTCATTTCAATCCCGTTCGTGTCGAGCGAAGTCGAGACACCCATCGGACGAGAAACCGCCTCGATAGGCGTCTCGACTTCGCCCGACGCGAGCGGAGAGGGGGAACGTTCAT
Coding sequences within:
- the dnaG gene encoding DNA primase; this encodes MTLTPQWLDELRSRITLSTLIGRTVKVTRAGREYKACCPFHNEKTPSFTINDEKGFYHCFGCSAHGDAIRWMTDQRGLSFMDAVKELAAEAGMEVPAADPRAAKKAEEQASLRDVTQGAADWFTQQLDSSNGAPAREYLKKRGISDATRKAFGFGLAPESRSALKEALKKFPTAMLVESGMLIAVDDKDPYDRFRGRLMIPIRDARGRVIAFGGRILGDGEPKYLNSPDTPLFDKGRTLFNLDKASPASRQTNRIIVVEGYMDVIALAEAGIADAVAPLGTALTENQLGMIWRMVPVPVLCFDGDNAGQKAAMRAAMRALPLLRPGFSLAFATLPAGQDPDDIVRARGATGFVEILEDAQPLVERLWAHEVAAGPLATPEERAALKTRLLAHADAIQDADVRHHYREAFREKLDALFARKQPERGPRVPWAPQPQRGGRRFQPDPRLQPPADETRALGQAGIGGPYAAALLGGLLRYPEAIRRHEDELFRLAIPDSGDAELLGVMLDSANAQEGLDCEGLLAILEPMKVYNRAMTLLRADGMHFSFNRRLEGEEADAAREIALRDLDEYIGVLVTQPEIRARLAEATAEFQRTMDDEGLARQQKLRAMDEDLTRRLAALSDSTNQ